In one Ananas comosus cultivar F153 linkage group 12, ASM154086v1, whole genome shotgun sequence genomic region, the following are encoded:
- the LOC109717918 gene encoding uncharacterized protein LOC109717918 — protein sequence MASLHLAGSHLSPAAAALRFFGDRRRRGSRPLLRVRCVGGGGGSNGEEPPESMFMKELRRRGMTPGSSSSSSSMLEERGAPYADGESKGALEAKEQSGSGGEGRRRGVAAAAAEGNEKGISSQRERSMALNSEGLEGLIPRAKLLLSIGGTFFFGFWPLIAITIAFFAALYFYLGPSFVHGGSKMSLSSPPYIDPSTLLEDEKISQVAPHVK from the exons ATGGCCTCTCTCCACCTCGCCGGATCAcacctctcccccgccgccgccgccctccgctTCTTCGGCGACCGCCGACGCCGCGGCAGCCGCCCGCTCCTCCGCGTCCGctgcgtcggcggcggcggcggatccaACG GGGAGGAGCCACCGGAGTCGATGTTCATGAAGGAGCTGAGGAGGAGGGGTATGACGCcggggtcgtcgtcgtcgtcgtcgtcgatgtTGGAGGAGAGGGGGGCGCCGTACGCGGACGGGGAGAGCAAGGGGGCGTTGGAGGCGAAGGAACaaagcggcagcggcggagaagggaggaggagaggtgtggcggcggcggcggcggaggggaacGAGAAGGGGATCTCGAGCCAGAGGGAGCGGTCCATGGCGTTGAACAGTGAGGGCCTCGAG GGTTTGATCCCACGAGCAAAGCTGCTCTTATCTATTGGGGGGACATTCTTTTTCGGATTTTGGCCTTTGATAGCAATTACAATTGCTTTTTTCGCAGCTCTGTACTTT TATCTCGGCCCAAGCTTTGTACACGGCGGTAGCAAGATGTCGCTGTCATCACCGCCGTACATTGATCCATCAACGCTTCTTGAAGATGAAAAGATATCTCAGGTTGCTCCGCATGTGAAATGA
- the LOC109718067 gene encoding transcription factor bHLH18-like: MEASAARWFADLGMEDPMFFHQWETSQLDHFTTQQIAAEFDQDLQQSLSSESCTNSFPNSYHPPTTAAAAAAAVSNTFHSASAANSKPPERPKKALKTNSWDSCMTADRSSAAAAAAAAAAPDASSPTILSFGKPVSRKNEPSLYSEFLATVKPKEELEFSNVPHGLKRSYEAMSFHGVKKASANSRPASHNQEHIIAERKRREKLSQRFIALSAIVPGLKKMDKASVLGDAIKYLKQLQEKVDTLEEQAAKRTVESAVLVKKSRYSPDDDSSSCDESSGDHQHGQSLPEIEAKISEKAVLIKIHCENRKGVLVKALSEIERLHLSIVNTSVVPFANSSLDITVMAQVEEEFSLTVKDLVKKLNMAFKQFM, from the exons ATGGAAGCATCCGCGGCGCGGTGGTTCGCCGATTTG GGAATGGAAGATCCTATGTTCTTTCATCAGTGGGAGACAAGCCAGTTGGATCACTTCACCACACAGCAAATTGCCGCGGAGTTTGATCAAGACCTGCAGCAATCCCTCTCCTCGGAGAGCTGCACCAATTCATTCCCCAATTCCTACCATCCacccaccaccgccgccgccgccgccgccgccgtgtcgAACACCTTCCACTCCGCTTCCGCCGCGAATTCGAAGCCCCCCGAGAGGCCGAAGAAGGCGCTGAAAACCAACAGCTGGGACTCGTGCATGACCGCCGACCgcagctccgccgccgccgccgccgccgccgccgccgcgcccgaCGCTTCGTCCCCGACCATCCTGTCGTTCGGCAAGCCAGTCTCGCGGAAGAACGAGCCGAGCCTGTATTCGGAGTTCCTCGCGACCGTGAAGCCGAAGGAGGAGCTGGAGTTCTCTAACGTCCCTCATGGCCTGAAGAGAAGCTATGAGGCAATGAGTTTTCACGGCGTCAAGAAGGCGAGCGCGAATTCTCGACCGGCTTCTCATAACCAGGAACATATAATAGCCGAGCGGAAGCGCCGCGAAAAGCTCAGCCAGAGATTCATTGCACTTTCTGCAATTGTTCCTGGCCTCAAGAAG ATGGATAAGGCTTCTGTTCTTGGGGATGCCATCAAGTATTTGAAGCAGCTGCAGGAGAAAGTAGACACCCTTGAGGAGCAGGCTGCGAAGAGAACGGTCGAATCCGCCGTTCTCGTGAAGAAGTCGCGGTACTCCCCCGACGACGATAGTTCGTCGTGCGACGAGAGCTCCGGCGATCACCAACACGGCCAATCACTGCCCGAGATAGAGGCGAAGATATCGGAGAAAGCCGTGCTAATCAAGATCCATTGCGAGAACCGCAAGGGAGTGCTGGTGAAAGCGCTTTCGGAGATCGAGAGGCTGCATCTTTCGATCGTCAACACGAGCGTCGTTCCCTTCGCTAACTCGTCGCTCGATATCACCGTCATGGCCCAG GTTGAAGAGGAGTTCTCTTTGACTGTGAAGGATCTTGTGAAGAAGCTGAACATGGCTTTCAAGCAATTCATGTGA